Proteins from a genomic interval of Microthrixaceae bacterium:
- the mltG gene encoding endolytic transglycosylase MltG, protein MSYDDHDGYDNDYYYDDGYADANYDDGYDYEPYRPMARRANPIGLTIVAVIAVIGVVAAGTLVWTARQINPSGEAGPAIAEVVIAKGATLSDVADQLESEEIISSARVMGWYSKFADVKPVQAGRYISFEKNMAMGDAIDVLNGGPVAEQSRVVTIIPGMWLVDALGAINKVFPEISVDEMSLVLASGQVTSKYHTDPTQNWEGYLLPETIDFKSDATAQEILQRFVSEFDKVLDAAGYGNAEARTGYSAAELVTMASIIEREKGDVEGEANRVARVIFNRLDKPMRLQIDATVLYGVQRRGNEGGLTKTELETDTPYNSYTRDGLPPTPIALSSKTSLEAAISPAAGDWIYYVLKSVGPREHLFTASYDEFLAGKKVCQQNGWC, encoded by the coding sequence GTGAGCTACGACGACCACGACGGTTACGACAACGACTACTACTACGACGACGGGTACGCAGACGCCAACTACGACGACGGGTACGACTACGAGCCGTATCGGCCGATGGCCCGTCGGGCGAACCCGATCGGGTTGACCATCGTCGCGGTGATCGCGGTGATCGGGGTGGTCGCCGCCGGCACATTGGTGTGGACCGCGCGACAGATCAACCCGTCCGGTGAGGCGGGGCCGGCGATCGCCGAGGTCGTCATCGCGAAGGGCGCCACGTTGAGCGACGTCGCCGACCAGCTCGAGTCCGAGGAGATCATCTCCAGCGCTCGGGTCATGGGCTGGTATTCGAAGTTCGCGGATGTGAAGCCGGTGCAGGCCGGCAGGTACATCAGTTTCGAGAAGAACATGGCGATGGGTGATGCCATCGACGTGCTCAACGGGGGCCCGGTCGCCGAACAGAGCCGGGTCGTCACCATCATTCCCGGCATGTGGCTCGTCGACGCTCTCGGGGCGATCAACAAGGTGTTCCCCGAGATCTCCGTCGATGAGATGAGCCTGGTGCTCGCGTCCGGTCAGGTGACCTCGAAATACCACACCGACCCCACCCAGAACTGGGAGGGGTACCTGTTGCCGGAGACCATCGATTTCAAGTCCGATGCGACGGCCCAGGAGATCCTGCAGCGTTTCGTCAGCGAGTTCGACAAGGTGCTCGACGCCGCCGGATATGGCAACGCCGAGGCCCGAACCGGCTACAGCGCAGCGGAACTCGTCACGATGGCCTCGATCATCGAGCGTGAAAAGGGCGACGTCGAGGGCGAGGCGAATCGCGTGGCTCGGGTCATCTTCAATCGTCTCGACAAGCCGATGCGCCTGCAGATCGATGCGACGGTGCTCTACGGCGTGCAACGCCGGGGCAACGAGGGCGGTCTCACCAAGACGGAACTCGAGACCGACACGCCGTACAACAGCTACACCCGCGACGGGCTGCCCCCGACCCCGATCGCCTTGTCGTCGAAGACCTCCCTCGAAGCGGCCATCAGTCCGGCCGCCGGAGACTGGATCTATTACGTGCTCAAGAGCGTCGGGCCGCGCGAGCACCTGTTCACCGCGAGCTACGACGAGTTTCTGGCCGGCAAGAAGGTCTGCCAGCAAAACGGCTGGTGTTGA
- the ruvX gene encoding Holliday junction resolvase RuvX, with protein sequence MRAIGLDLGSKRIGVALSTSDGVLATPYEVVQRSGDRQRDHRKIRDLALEAEAEVIVVGLPLHLDGRLSESANKALAECDELRATTGLPVETYDERLTTVTAARSLQELNLSPAARKRAIDQVAAAVMLQAWLDHRRAAADAPEQDP encoded by the coding sequence ATGCGAGCGATCGGGCTGGACCTGGGTTCGAAACGGATCGGGGTCGCACTCAGCACCAGCGACGGCGTGCTCGCCACCCCCTATGAGGTCGTGCAGCGCAGCGGGGATCGCCAGCGCGATCACCGAAAGATCCGTGATCTTGCGCTCGAGGCGGAGGCGGAGGTCATCGTGGTCGGGCTGCCGCTGCACCTCGACGGTCGCCTGAGCGAGAGCGCCAACAAGGCGCTGGCTGAGTGCGACGAACTGCGTGCCACCACCGGGCTACCCGTGGAGACCTACGATGAGCGTCTGACTACGGTGACCGCGGCGCGGTCGCTGCAGGAATTGAACTTGAGTCCGGCGGCCCGAAAGCGGGCCATCGATCAGGTCGCCGCCGCGGTGATGCTGCAGGCGTGGCTCGATCACCGCCGGGCCGCCGCCGACGCACCCGAGCAGGATCCGTGA
- the alaS gene encoding alanine--tRNA ligase, with product MRANDLRLAFTNYFAEKGHTVVPSAGLIPHHPSAPMFNNSGMMQFVPYFLGEEPVPFNPPRAVSVQKCVRAGGKHNDLDAIGRSPRHLSFFEMLGNFSFGDYFKAEAIAMAWEFVTSVLGVDGDRIWVTVHTSDDDAEDIWADSIGVPRARIQRLDADNFWEMGETGPCGPSSEIFYDFGPDLGPDGGPANPAAEHRFVEIWNLVFMQYFRGADGVLANLPTPNVDTGAGMERILALLGGSHSLYSADVLADLVGEAERVTGHRIGDGEITDVALRLMADHTRTMTFLVSDGVIPSNEDRGYVLRRVIRRAIRFAYLTGVDRPVLAGLVSRCIEVMGDAYPELRTNSDAVLTTVEREESKFRQTLKTGSALLDSELDKLPTGGRLDGAVAFKLHDTFGFPLEVTQEFVEIAGYDLDQHGFDEAMADQRDRAKASAKKGKVATDSESSAFAQLREGGETVFVGREVEQCEANVLGVVGNAIVLDRTPFYAESGGQIGDTGLISWGSHQVHISDTTYGAPGLVRHVVAPDDVDRLAALEVGERVTASIDSPRRAAIRRHHTATHILHWALREVLGDHVKQQGSWVGPDRLRFDFSHFEALSREQIRDIEDLANEQILSNATVTHTEMAKQDALELGAIAFFGDKYGDRVRVLQAGPRSIEFCGGTHVSSLGEIGPVKITSETSIGSNIRRLEAVAGTGLIDRLRSVEDRIVEASAALGVPVEDLIDAVRKRIEEAKSSKALIAELRRQLAASAAGDLIDDAVDNKLVAEVAAGTRDEVRDLAVSLRDKGLDAVVLISSPGGKGVAVASATKVGGDLNAGELIGEAMKLLGGGGGKGADLATAGGRNVEAIGDAIANVRAKLGI from the coding sequence ATGCGCGCCAATGATCTTCGCCTCGCCTTCACGAACTATTTCGCGGAGAAGGGACACACGGTCGTTCCGTCTGCGGGACTGATCCCTCACCACCCGTCGGCCCCGATGTTCAACAACTCGGGGATGATGCAGTTCGTGCCGTATTTCCTCGGCGAGGAACCGGTGCCGTTCAACCCGCCCCGGGCGGTGTCGGTGCAAAAGTGCGTCCGCGCCGGCGGCAAGCACAACGATCTCGACGCCATCGGTCGCAGCCCCCGCCACCTCTCGTTTTTCGAGATGCTCGGCAACTTCAGCTTCGGCGACTACTTCAAGGCCGAGGCCATTGCGATGGCCTGGGAGTTCGTGACCTCGGTGCTGGGGGTCGACGGCGATCGCATCTGGGTGACGGTACACACCTCCGACGACGACGCCGAGGACATCTGGGCCGATTCGATCGGCGTTCCCCGCGCCCGCATCCAACGCCTCGACGCCGACAACTTCTGGGAGATGGGCGAAACCGGCCCGTGTGGCCCAAGCTCGGAGATCTTCTACGACTTCGGACCCGACCTCGGCCCCGACGGCGGCCCGGCCAACCCCGCGGCCGAACACCGTTTCGTCGAGATCTGGAACCTCGTGTTCATGCAGTACTTCCGCGGTGCCGACGGCGTGCTCGCGAACCTTCCGACGCCGAATGTCGACACCGGTGCCGGCATGGAGCGCATCCTGGCGCTGCTCGGCGGCAGCCATTCGCTCTACAGCGCCGACGTGTTGGCCGACCTCGTCGGCGAGGCCGAGCGGGTGACGGGTCACCGCATCGGTGACGGCGAGATCACCGACGTGGCGTTGCGCCTGATGGCCGATCACACCCGCACGATGACCTTCCTCGTGTCCGACGGCGTGATTCCCTCCAACGAGGACCGTGGATATGTGCTTCGGCGGGTCATTCGGCGTGCGATCCGTTTCGCCTACCTCACCGGCGTCGATCGGCCGGTTCTCGCCGGGCTCGTGTCTCGCTGCATCGAGGTGATGGGCGACGCCTACCCGGAACTGCGGACCAATTCCGACGCCGTGCTCACCACGGTCGAACGCGAGGAATCGAAGTTCCGCCAGACCCTCAAGACCGGCTCGGCGTTGCTCGACAGCGAACTCGACAAGCTCCCGACGGGCGGGCGCCTCGACGGTGCGGTGGCCTTCAAACTGCACGACACCTTCGGGTTTCCACTCGAGGTCACCCAGGAGTTTGTCGAGATCGCCGGCTACGACCTCGACCAGCACGGATTCGACGAGGCGATGGCCGATCAGCGAGATCGCGCCAAGGCCTCGGCCAAGAAGGGCAAGGTGGCCACCGACAGCGAGTCCTCGGCCTTCGCTCAGCTGCGCGAGGGCGGCGAGACCGTCTTCGTCGGCCGAGAGGTCGAGCAGTGCGAGGCGAACGTGCTCGGCGTCGTCGGCAACGCCATCGTGTTGGACCGGACTCCGTTCTACGCCGAATCGGGCGGCCAGATCGGTGACACCGGGCTGATCTCGTGGGGCAGTCACCAGGTCCACATCAGCGATACGACCTACGGTGCGCCCGGGCTGGTGCGCCACGTGGTGGCCCCCGACGACGTCGACCGACTGGCCGCGCTCGAGGTCGGCGAGCGGGTGACCGCGTCGATCGACTCGCCGCGCCGAGCCGCGATTCGTCGCCACCACACCGCCACCCACATCTTGCACTGGGCGCTTCGCGAGGTGCTCGGCGATCACGTCAAACAGCAGGGTTCGTGGGTCGGCCCCGACCGGCTGCGTTTCGACTTCAGTCATTTCGAAGCCCTGTCACGTGAACAGATCCGTGACATCGAAGACCTCGCGAACGAACAGATCCTGTCCAACGCCACGGTGACCCACACCGAGATGGCCAAGCAGGACGCGTTGGAACTCGGGGCGATCGCGTTCTTCGGCGACAAGTACGGCGACCGTGTTCGGGTGCTGCAGGCCGGGCCTCGCTCGATCGAGTTCTGCGGGGGCACCCACGTGAGCTCCCTCGGCGAGATCGGGCCGGTGAAGATCACGAGCGAAACCTCGATCGGTTCGAACATCCGTCGCCTCGAGGCGGTCGCGGGGACGGGGCTGATCGATCGGCTGCGGTCTGTCGAAGACCGGATCGTCGAGGCATCCGCTGCCTTGGGCGTGCCCGTGGAGGATCTGATCGATGCGGTTCGCAAGCGCATCGAGGAAGCCAAGTCGTCGAAGGCCCTGATCGCCGAGCTTCGTCGCCAACTCGCGGCATCGGCGGCCGGCGACCTCATCGACGATGCGGTCGACAACAAGCTGGTGGCCGAGGTCGCCGCGGGGACCCGCGACGAGGTTCGCGACCTCGCCGTGTCGTTGCGCGACAAGGGGCTCGACGCGGTGGTGCTCATCAGTTCCCCCGGCGGTAAAGGGGTCGCCGTCGCGTCGGCCACCAAGGTCGGAGGCGACCTGAACGCGGGCGAACTGATCGGCGAGGCCATGAAGCTGCTCGGCGGTGGCGGCGGCAAGGGCGCGGACCTCGCCACGGCGGGCGGACGCAATGTCGAGGCGATCGGCGACGCGATCGCGAACGTGCGCGCCAAGCTCGGCATCTGA